In Prunus dulcis chromosome 2, ALMONDv2, whole genome shotgun sequence, a single genomic region encodes these proteins:
- the LOC117617953 gene encoding probable fructokinase-7, which translates to MAPTGCSCFPVTLERSKKGSFKFVRSSSSVAGSSKSFSFKKRSTQEKKSLIVCFGEMLIDFVPITAGVSLADAEGFKKAAGGAPANVAVGISRLGGSAAFMGKVGKDEFGYMLADILKENNVDNSGMRFDPNARTALAFVTLRSDGEREFMFYRNPSADKLLHEKELDVNLIKKADIFHYGSISLIEEPCRSAHLAAMDIAKKAGCILSYDPNLRLPLWPSAEAAQQGIMSIWNQADIIKISEEEIEFLTGGDDPYDDDVVMIKLYHPNLKLLIVTEGAAGCRYYTKEFKGKVEGIKADAVDTTGAGDSFVGAILNSWGSDLNLYKDEKRLREALLFANACGALTVQKKGAIPAMPTKEAVDQFLHQTTA; encoded by the exons ATGGCCCCAACAGGTTGCAGCTGCTTCCCAGTGACACTTGAGCGATCCAAAAAGGGTAGTTTCAAGTTTGTTAGGAGTTCCTCCTCTGTTGCTG GTTCATctaaatcattttcttttaagaaaaGGAGCACCCAAGAGAAAAAATCACTGATTGTTTGCTTTGGGGAGATGTTGATCGATTTCGTCCCAATTACTGCTGGAGTTTCTCTTGCAGATGCAGAAGGTTTCAAAAAAGCTGCTGGTGGAGCTCCCGCTAATGTTGCAGTTGGAATATCAAGATTAGGAGGCTCAGCAGCTTTTATGGGCAAG GTTGGTAAAGATGAATTTGGATACATGTTGGCTGATATTCTGAAAGAAAACAATGTGGACAATTCCGGCATGCGTTTTGACCCAAATGCAAGGACTGCATTGGCATTTGTTACACTCAGAAGTGACGGGGAACGTGAATTCATGTTCTACCGCAACCCAAGTGCTGATAAGCTTCTTCATGAGAAAGAACTTGACGTGAATCTCATAAAAAAG GCTGACATTTTTCACTATGGATCGATTAGTTTGATAGAGGAACCATGCAGATCAGCTCATCTTGCTGCAATGGACATTGCCAAAAAGGCTGGTTGTATCCTCTCTTATGATCCAAACTTGAGATTGCCACTGTGGCCATCTGCAGAGGCTGCTCAGCAAGGCATTATGAGCATATGGAACCAAGCTGACATTATTAAG ATAAGTGAGGAAGAAATTGAGTTCTTGACTGGAGGTGATGATCcttatgatgatgatgtggtCATGATAAAACTTTATCACCCCAATCTGAAGCTTCTGATAGTAACTGAAGGGGCAGCAGGCTGCAGATACTATACAAAG GAATTTAAAGGTAAGGTTGAAGGCATCAAAGCTGATGCTGTTGACACTACTGGTGCCGGTGATTCATTTGTCGGTGCCATACTCAACAGCTGGGGTTCAGACCTAAATCTGTACAAG gaTGAAAAAAGGTTGAGAGAAGCTCTCTTGTTTGCCAATGCATGTGGTGCTCTCACGGTGCAAAAGAAAGGAGCTATACCCGCAATGCCCACAAAAGAAGCTGTCGACCAATTTCTTCACCAAACCACTGCTTGA